The following are encoded together in the Triticum dicoccoides isolate Atlit2015 ecotype Zavitan chromosome 6B, WEW_v2.0, whole genome shotgun sequence genome:
- the LOC119324846 gene encoding F-box protein At5g03970-like isoform X1, whose translation MWPLEDDDLLPEILVRLPPQPSSLPRASAVCKRWRLLVSDPGFSRRFRIHHRRSPPLLGFFRRNDGLPFVPTLDAPDRVSPGRFSLQRGDGDRFMPLGCRHGLVLISNKPKNQILVCDPVTGDQHRLVVPPGVAVHAEKTSINGAVLRARAAGDEAQHFQVVLTVADNDHEQHHRALACVYSSETGAWGDLVSTQLPPDVLMSDAPTLVSTDKPAVLVGDSLYWKLAGNMDGILEFDLEKQSLAVIRVPVHILEEGQYMFLIMRAEGGGLGLLIQTDCSIQLWKMKTDCDGVASWGLGRTIELDKLLSLKSQETNMLIPGLEEENNVVFVWADHIVFTVHLESMKFKKLSGTYPLSHYHPFRSVYAAALYTYGLQYKSPKVKRSVPCCGRSLCSAMLKLTLIVMGRSVKLPFLSRGWGFVARNDRALPRHRGAFFVMTSGHLQGVSSALHAEALALLQQAKASTWQLHNCRVLHMTM comes from the exons ATGTGGCCACTGGAGGACGACGATCTGCTCCCCGAGATCCTCGTCCGCCTGCCCCCGCAGCCCTCCTCTCTGCCCCGCGCCTCCGCCGTATGCAAGCGCTGGCGCCTCCTCGTCTCCGACCCAGGATTCTCCCGCCGCTTCCGGATCCACCACCGCCGCAGCCCTCCCCTCCTCGGTTTCTTCCGCAGGAATGACGGCCTGCCCTTCGTACCCACTCTCGACGCCCCGGATCGTGTCTCCCCCGGTCGTTTCTCCTTGCAGCGCGGCGACGGCGACCGGTTCATGCCCCTCGGATGCCGCCATGGCCTGGTACTCATCTCCAACAAACCTAAGAACCAGATCCTGGTGTGTGACCCCGTCACCGGCGACCAGCACCGCCTTGTCGTGCCCCCGGGGGTTGCAGTACATGCAGAGAAGACATCGATCAATGGGGCGGTGCTTCGTGCTCGTGCTGCCGGAGACGAGGCCCAGCACTTCCAAGTGGTGTTGACAGTGGCAGACAACGACCACGAGCAACACCATCGAGCTCTTGCCTGCGTTTACTCGTCAGAGACCGGCGCATGGGGTGATCTTGTCTCAACGCAGCTTCCACCTGATGTTCTAATGAGTGATGCTCCCACCTTGGTTTCTACTGACAAGCCTGCTGTGCTGGTTGGGGATTCCCTTTACTGGAAGCTTGCTGGGAATATGGATGGAATTCTCGAGTTCGATTTGGAGAAGCAAAGCCTAGCTGTGATACGGGTGCCGGTGCATATCCTTGAAGAGGGCCAGTACATGTTCTTGATTATGCGGGCAGAGGGTGGAGGCCTTGGTTTACTCATCCAGACAGACTGCAGCATCCAACTGTGGAAGATGAAGACTGATTGTGATGGTGTTGCTTCATGGGGGCTTGGAAGAACCATTGAACTGGACAAGCTACTTTCTCTGAAATCTCAGGAGACTAACATGTTGATACCAGGGCTCGAGGAGGAAAATAATGTGGTATTCGTGTGGGCAGATCACATCGTCTTTACGGTCCATCTTGAGTCAATGAAGTTCAAGAAGCTTTCTGGAACCTACCCCCTTTCTCATTATCATCCATTCAGAAGTGTCTACGCTGCAG CTCTGTACACGTATGGATTGCAATACAAATCTCCGAAAGTGAAAAGATCAGTTCCTTGCTGTGGGCGTTCCCTTTGCTCAGCCATGCTAAAATTGACGCTGATTGTGATGGGGCGATCCGTCAAGCTTCCCTTTCTTTCAAGGGGCTGGGGTTTTGTTGCGAGGAATGATCGGGCCTTACCGCGGCATCGGGGCGCTTTCTTTGTGATGACGTCGGGTCATCTTCAGGGAGTCAGCTCCGCACTACATGCTGAAGCTTTGGCGCTGCTTCAACAAGCTAAAGCAAGCACATGGCAATTACATAATTGCCGTGTGTTGCATATGACAATGTAA
- the LOC119324846 gene encoding F-box protein At5g03970-like isoform X2 yields MWPLEDDDLLPEILVRLPPQPSSLPRASAVCKRWRLLVSDPGFSRRFRIHHRRSPPLLGFFRRNDGLPFVPTLDAPDRVSPGRFSLQRGDGDRFMPLGCRHGLVLISNKPKNQILVCDPVTGDQHRLVVPPGVAVHAEKTSINGAVLRARAAGDEAQHFQVVLTVADNDHEQHHRALACVYSSETGAWGDLVSTQLPPDVLMSDAPTLVSTDKPAVLVGDSLYWKLAGNMDGILEFDLEKQSLAVIRVPVHILEEGQYMFLIMRAEGGGLGLLIQTDCSIQLWKMKTDCDGVASWGLGRTIELDKLLSLKSQETNMLIPGLEEENNVVFVWADHIVFTVHLESMKFKKLSGTYPLSHYHPFRSVYAAGCRLLTGGGLLQLCTRMDCNTNLRK; encoded by the exons ATGTGGCCACTGGAGGACGACGATCTGCTCCCCGAGATCCTCGTCCGCCTGCCCCCGCAGCCCTCCTCTCTGCCCCGCGCCTCCGCCGTATGCAAGCGCTGGCGCCTCCTCGTCTCCGACCCAGGATTCTCCCGCCGCTTCCGGATCCACCACCGCCGCAGCCCTCCCCTCCTCGGTTTCTTCCGCAGGAATGACGGCCTGCCCTTCGTACCCACTCTCGACGCCCCGGATCGTGTCTCCCCCGGTCGTTTCTCCTTGCAGCGCGGCGACGGCGACCGGTTCATGCCCCTCGGATGCCGCCATGGCCTGGTACTCATCTCCAACAAACCTAAGAACCAGATCCTGGTGTGTGACCCCGTCACCGGCGACCAGCACCGCCTTGTCGTGCCCCCGGGGGTTGCAGTACATGCAGAGAAGACATCGATCAATGGGGCGGTGCTTCGTGCTCGTGCTGCCGGAGACGAGGCCCAGCACTTCCAAGTGGTGTTGACAGTGGCAGACAACGACCACGAGCAACACCATCGAGCTCTTGCCTGCGTTTACTCGTCAGAGACCGGCGCATGGGGTGATCTTGTCTCAACGCAGCTTCCACCTGATGTTCTAATGAGTGATGCTCCCACCTTGGTTTCTACTGACAAGCCTGCTGTGCTGGTTGGGGATTCCCTTTACTGGAAGCTTGCTGGGAATATGGATGGAATTCTCGAGTTCGATTTGGAGAAGCAAAGCCTAGCTGTGATACGGGTGCCGGTGCATATCCTTGAAGAGGGCCAGTACATGTTCTTGATTATGCGGGCAGAGGGTGGAGGCCTTGGTTTACTCATCCAGACAGACTGCAGCATCCAACTGTGGAAGATGAAGACTGATTGTGATGGTGTTGCTTCATGGGGGCTTGGAAGAACCATTGAACTGGACAAGCTACTTTCTCTGAAATCTCAGGAGACTAACATGTTGATACCAGGGCTCGAGGAGGAAAATAATGTGGTATTCGTGTGGGCAGATCACATCGTCTTTACGGTCCATCTTGAGTCAATGAAGTTCAAGAAGCTTTCTGGAACCTACCCCCTTTCTCATTATCATCCATTCAGAAGTGTCTACGCTGCAG GTTGTAGGTTGCTTACAGGAGGTGGTCTCTTGCAGCTCTGTACACGTATGGATTGCAATACAAATCTCCGAAAGTGA
- the LOC119324846 gene encoding F-box protein At5g03970-like isoform X3, which yields MWPLEDDDLLPEILVRLPPQPSSLPRASAVCKRWRLLVSDPGFSRRFRIHHRRSPPLLGFFRRNDGLPFVPTLDAPDRVSPGRFSLQRGDGDRFMPLGCRHGLVLISNKPKNQILVCDPVTGDQHRLVVPPGVAVHAEKTSINGAVLRARAAGDEAQHFQVVLTVADNDHEQHHRALACVYSSETGAWGDLVSTQLPPDVLMSDAPTLVSTDKPAVLVGDSLYWKLAGNMDGILEFDLEKQSLAVIRVPVHILEEGQYMFLIMRAEGGGLGLLIQTDCSIQLWKMKTDCDGVASWGLGRTIELDKLLSLKSQETNMLIPGLEEENNVVFVWADHIVFTVHLESMKFKKLSGTYPLSHYHPFRSVYAAAI from the exons ATGTGGCCACTGGAGGACGACGATCTGCTCCCCGAGATCCTCGTCCGCCTGCCCCCGCAGCCCTCCTCTCTGCCCCGCGCCTCCGCCGTATGCAAGCGCTGGCGCCTCCTCGTCTCCGACCCAGGATTCTCCCGCCGCTTCCGGATCCACCACCGCCGCAGCCCTCCCCTCCTCGGTTTCTTCCGCAGGAATGACGGCCTGCCCTTCGTACCCACTCTCGACGCCCCGGATCGTGTCTCCCCCGGTCGTTTCTCCTTGCAGCGCGGCGACGGCGACCGGTTCATGCCCCTCGGATGCCGCCATGGCCTGGTACTCATCTCCAACAAACCTAAGAACCAGATCCTGGTGTGTGACCCCGTCACCGGCGACCAGCACCGCCTTGTCGTGCCCCCGGGGGTTGCAGTACATGCAGAGAAGACATCGATCAATGGGGCGGTGCTTCGTGCTCGTGCTGCCGGAGACGAGGCCCAGCACTTCCAAGTGGTGTTGACAGTGGCAGACAACGACCACGAGCAACACCATCGAGCTCTTGCCTGCGTTTACTCGTCAGAGACCGGCGCATGGGGTGATCTTGTCTCAACGCAGCTTCCACCTGATGTTCTAATGAGTGATGCTCCCACCTTGGTTTCTACTGACAAGCCTGCTGTGCTGGTTGGGGATTCCCTTTACTGGAAGCTTGCTGGGAATATGGATGGAATTCTCGAGTTCGATTTGGAGAAGCAAAGCCTAGCTGTGATACGGGTGCCGGTGCATATCCTTGAAGAGGGCCAGTACATGTTCTTGATTATGCGGGCAGAGGGTGGAGGCCTTGGTTTACTCATCCAGACAGACTGCAGCATCCAACTGTGGAAGATGAAGACTGATTGTGATGGTGTTGCTTCATGGGGGCTTGGAAGAACCATTGAACTGGACAAGCTACTTTCTCTGAAATCTCAGGAGACTAACATGTTGATACCAGGGCTCGAGGAGGAAAATAATGTGGTATTCGTGTGGGCAGATCACATCGTCTTTACGGTCCATCTTGAGTCAATGAAGTTCAAGAAGCTTTCTGGAACCTACCCCCTTTCTCATTATCATCCATTCAGAAGTGTCTACGCTGCAG CTATCTAG